One segment of Zhihengliuella halotolerans DNA contains the following:
- a CDS encoding ATP-binding protein, with translation IEAAGDGGRVEVYLAAGARGVSLRVGDSGPGIADEDVESVFTRGVTTKDETDAPHGIGLALVERIVTRHRGTVDVGRSHLGGAEFAVEWPAGDPEKEEMGS, from the coding sequence ATCGAGGCCGCGGGCGACGGAGGCCGCGTCGAGGTGTACCTCGCAGCGGGTGCGCGGGGCGTATCGTTGCGCGTCGGGGACAGCGGCCCCGGCATTGCCGACGAGGACGTCGAGTCCGTCTTCACGCGCGGCGTCACCACGAAGGACGAGACCGACGCGCCTCACGGGATCGGGCTCGCGCTCGTCGAACGGATCGTGACCCGACACCGCGGCACAGTCGACGTCGGCCGCTCGCACCTCGGCGGGGCCGAGTTCGCCGTTGAATGGCCCGCAGGGGACCCGGAGAAGGAGGAGATGGGGTCATGA